Proteins from a genomic interval of Bacteroidia bacterium:
- a CDS encoding adenylate/guanylate cyclase domain-containing protein encodes MSVDNREETLFHRIVDIGLNKEFSVTERRYLRVTNIAAMLGVLFNFLWMSIAISISETTSAVWNVILGLMFLLVLVLNQKARRVTASVWLAISAYFSVLVFLYFSGYHSGIASVCFLIIILPYMTFPRKARSLAHGFSLLACLTLIATVVFQSEFYAQHNDMDPYLSQIVNIGMTALISLALMWSLSVLIDSSEDSLMAEQKKSDDLLHNILPANIIKDLKENGKTIPKRHKSVTILFTDFEGFTHLVASIPATTLVNELNDIFGRFDDIMEETRVEKIETIGDAYMAACGLEGEITSHAPNCIKAAKKMLSYLEERNKKHEIKWRMRVGIHSGAIVAGVVGKKKFAYDLFGDTINTASRIESAGEAGKINISSSTYELVKNDFSCLSRGRIFAKGKGELEMYFVN; translated from the coding sequence ATGTCTGTTGATAATAGAGAGGAAACACTCTTCCATAGAATCGTTGATATCGGCCTGAACAAGGAATTTTCAGTAACCGAGAGAAGGTACCTAAGGGTCACCAATATAGCCGCAATGCTAGGGGTTCTTTTCAACTTCCTATGGATGTCAATTGCCATATCCATTTCGGAAACAACAAGTGCGGTATGGAATGTAATACTGGGCTTGATGTTTCTGCTGGTATTAGTTTTGAACCAGAAAGCCAGGCGGGTTACTGCTTCAGTCTGGCTTGCGATCTCAGCATATTTTTCAGTGCTCGTATTTCTTTATTTTTCAGGATATCACTCAGGGATTGCTAGCGTTTGTTTTCTGATAATCATCTTGCCCTACATGACTTTCCCGAGAAAGGCAAGATCGCTTGCCCATGGTTTCAGTTTATTGGCTTGCTTGACTTTGATTGCTACAGTTGTCTTTCAATCAGAATTCTATGCTCAACATAATGACATGGATCCTTATTTATCACAGATTGTCAATATAGGCATGACGGCATTAATTAGTCTTGCTTTGATGTGGAGCTTATCTGTGCTGATTGATAGCTCAGAAGATTCATTGATGGCAGAACAGAAAAAATCTGATGATCTTCTGCACAATATTCTACCTGCAAACATTATAAAGGACCTGAAAGAGAATGGTAAGACCATTCCAAAAAGACACAAGAGTGTGACGATTCTATTCACTGACTTTGAAGGATTTACCCACTTAGTGGCATCTATCCCTGCAACCACCCTGGTCAATGAACTCAATGACATCTTCGGACGATTCGATGACATTATGGAGGAGACTCGCGTTGAAAAGATTGAAACAATTGGTGATGCATATATGGCTGCATGCGGCCTTGAAGGTGAAATCACAAGCCACGCTCCTAATTGTATCAAAGCGGCAAAAAAGATGCTGTCCTATCTTGAGGAGAGGAATAAGAAGCACGAAATAAAATGGAGGATGAGGGTTGGGATACATTCAGGAGCTATTGTAGCTGGAGTTGTCGGCAAAAAGAAGTTCGCTTACGACCTTTTTGGCGATACAATAAATACAGCCAGCAGGATAGAATCTGCAGGCGAAGCGGGTAAAATTAATATCTCCTCATCTACCTATGAACTAGTTAAGAACGACTTTTCATGTCTTTCTCGTGGAAGGATATTTGCGAAGGGAAAAGGGGAATTGGAAATGTATTTTGTAAATTAA
- a CDS encoding YcxB family protein → MGKIEIESQIGFKEYMKLMYAQTYRKPIMIGITVVGVFLLFLSVWNAIVFDKWEEIPNRMLIFGFALSVLLPLSIYWIAKRNFNSDPRIGEKMIYSFELEQFHILGESFNSSMTWDKVYKIQELKNWILIYHNKMIASLIPRPSFSDEEYLKFREIISKHPNLESNLKKVK, encoded by the coding sequence ATGGGAAAAATAGAAATAGAATCCCAAATAGGCTTCAAGGAATACATGAAATTAATGTATGCCCAAACATATCGAAAACCAATTATGATTGGGATTACAGTTGTTGGCGTATTTTTGCTTTTCTTATCGGTATGGAATGCAATAGTTTTTGATAAATGGGAAGAGATTCCTAATCGAATGTTGATATTTGGATTTGCCTTAAGTGTCTTACTTCCTCTATCAATTTATTGGATTGCTAAGAGGAATTTTAACTCTGATCCAAGGATTGGAGAAAAAATGATTTACTCATTCGAATTAGAACAATTCCACATTCTTGGAGAATCATTTAATAGCTCAATGACATGGGATAAAGTTTATAAAATCCAGGAATTGAAAAATTGGATATTAATTTATCACAATAAAATGATTGCAAGTTTAATCCCCAGGCCCTCTTTTTCAGATGAGGAATACTTAAAGTTTAGGGAAATAATCTCAAAGCACCCAAATCTTGAGTCAAATTTGAAAAAGGTTAAGTAA
- a CDS encoding FAD-dependent monooxygenase, producing the protein MKIGIVGGSIAGCSAATLLMKEGHEVTVFERSNKTLVGRGGGIGTTPTLMQQILEDGLIKDGFAHFQINKMPLVGKSNEAEPYGKIAWAVPMNFHVFQWNELWKNLRANVPDKGYRAGTKIVHARSIEDGKVELTTQSDEKLQFDLVLFADGYNSMGRRLLFPEKKLKYRGYVLWRGLLSESEMLDTSILKDEILRLSYDGEPGHNVVYFIPNENGSVEKGERVFNWAAYMPIPEPELDKLMTDKQGQIRFGTLPPGNLTEENEAQLKDRLTKNIPDYYAEIVHKTEDSYIQVIYTLDLDSYRKGRMCLIGDAGIFVQPFTGSGVFKGYNNVKDLVNCLKEESKLDNALEKWSKLQLKTAKRLLALGEQMEKTYIWEQLDFSKVDEETTKKWWEASVTFPETFNYQKG; encoded by the coding sequence ATGAAAATTGGAATAGTAGGCGGCTCAATTGCAGGTTGTTCTGCAGCCACCCTTTTAATGAAAGAAGGCCATGAGGTAACGGTATTTGAACGGTCTAATAAGACCTTAGTCGGCCGCGGAGGAGGAATTGGGACTACACCTACCCTAATGCAGCAAATCCTAGAAGATGGCCTTATCAAAGATGGTTTTGCCCACTTCCAAATAAACAAAATGCCGTTAGTCGGCAAGAGCAATGAGGCAGAACCTTATGGGAAAATTGCCTGGGCCGTACCCATGAACTTTCATGTATTCCAATGGAATGAACTCTGGAAAAACCTTCGAGCCAATGTTCCTGACAAAGGGTATCGGGCTGGTACCAAAATAGTACATGCCCGATCAATTGAAGACGGGAAGGTAGAACTGACTACCCAATCAGACGAGAAGCTGCAGTTCGACCTTGTTTTATTTGCTGATGGCTATAACTCAATGGGTCGAAGGCTTCTTTTTCCAGAGAAGAAATTGAAATACAGAGGTTATGTACTTTGGCGAGGTCTCCTCTCTGAATCTGAAATGCTAGACACTTCTATCCTAAAAGATGAAATACTGCGATTGTCCTATGATGGTGAGCCCGGCCATAATGTCGTCTATTTCATCCCGAACGAGAATGGATCTGTTGAAAAAGGTGAACGTGTTTTCAATTGGGCTGCTTATATGCCCATTCCAGAACCCGAATTGGATAAACTTATGACTGATAAACAGGGACAAATTCGATTCGGAACCCTCCCTCCGGGAAACCTTACCGAAGAAAACGAAGCACAGCTGAAAGACCGCCTGACTAAAAACATTCCTGACTACTATGCAGAAATAGTACACAAAACCGAAGACAGTTATATCCAAGTCATCTATACACTTGACTTGGACAGTTATCGTAAAGGAAGAATGTGTCTTATTGGAGATGCCGGGATATTTGTCCAGCCTTTTACAGGTTCGGGAGTATTCAAGGGCTACAACAACGTTAAAGATCTGGTCAATTGCCTGAAGGAAGAAAGTAAGCTTGATAATGCGCTAGAAAAATGGAGTAAGCTGCAACTCAAGACTGCTAAACGACTTTTAGCTTTGGGAGAACAGATGGAAAAGACATATATCTGGGAGCAATTGGACTTTTCAAAGGTGGATGAGGAAACCACCAAGAAATGGTGGGAAGCATCCGTTACTTTTCCTGAAACCTTTAATTATCAAAAAGGATAA
- the mltG gene encoding endolytic transglycosylase MltG yields MVRKILWGVLIIAVIGGVFAYQKYTSILSPNVPDKLENNIVLIPSKSSFNEVLEILHKNKQIIDTISFREVSEMMSYKKSIMRAGRYKITPSWSNRSLISHLRAGKQEAVNLVLNHGWLLEDVAAKASQFIEADSTDLIHLFRNEKYIQESGHTSESLMSLFIPNTYEFYWNTDETAFFERMIKEHNRFWNTNERRSKAEKLGMTPTEVYTLASIVEREISKNSEKKRVAGLYLNRIKVGMKLDADPTAKFATKDFKATRILYKHIRFDSPYNTYLHPGLPPGPISMASMKSIDAVLDSEKHNFYYMCVDPDNPGYHVFAEDLSEHNRNARRFHRWLDSLEKEKKKNLKTINTN; encoded by the coding sequence ATGGTCAGAAAGATTTTATGGGGAGTATTAATTATTGCTGTGATAGGAGGTGTTTTTGCTTATCAGAAATACACAAGCATCCTCTCTCCAAATGTCCCTGACAAACTAGAGAATAATATTGTTCTCATTCCCTCTAAATCTTCATTTAATGAAGTCCTAGAAATTCTCCATAAGAATAAGCAAATCATAGATACCATTTCATTTCGAGAAGTATCAGAAATGATGAGCTACAAAAAAAGTATCATGAGGGCTGGCAGATACAAAATTACTCCCTCCTGGAGCAATCGTTCTTTAATCAGTCATCTTCGAGCAGGAAAGCAGGAAGCCGTAAATTTAGTATTAAATCATGGCTGGCTATTAGAAGATGTTGCGGCAAAAGCCTCTCAATTTATTGAAGCCGATTCAACTGATTTGATTCATCTATTTCGTAATGAAAAATACATCCAGGAATCAGGACACACTTCTGAAAGCTTGATGAGTCTCTTCATTCCGAATACATATGAATTTTATTGGAATACAGATGAAACAGCATTCTTCGAAAGAATGATTAAAGAACACAACAGATTCTGGAATACGAATGAAAGACGTTCAAAAGCCGAAAAACTGGGAATGACACCTACAGAGGTATACACCTTAGCCTCAATTGTTGAAAGAGAAATATCAAAAAATTCTGAAAAGAAACGAGTTGCAGGCTTATACCTAAATCGAATTAAGGTAGGGATGAAGTTAGATGCGGACCCTACAGCAAAATTTGCTACAAAAGACTTTAAAGCGACCAGGATTTTATACAAACATATCCGTTTCGATTCTCCCTATAATACCTATTTGCACCCGGGACTTCCTCCTGGCCCCATAAGTATGGCATCAATGAAGAGTATTGATGCTGTTTTGGATTCGGAAAAGCATAATTTTTATTATATGTGTGTAGATCCGGATAATCCCGGATATCATGTTTTCGCAGAAGACCTAAGTGAACATAATAGAAATGCCAGAAGATTCCATCGCTGGTTAGATAGCCTAGAGAAGGAAAAGAAAAAGAATTTAAAAACCATCAACACAAACTAG
- a CDS encoding VOC family protein — MLTDIHPKLPMRDKEITREFYAKRLGFQELGSVDYEAYLMMKCDQIQLHFFEFKELDPKENYGQVYIRTEKIEQFYKSLLDRKTPIHPNGKLETKAWGQKEFSILDPDSNLLTFGESI; from the coding sequence ATGCTAACAGACATCCATCCGAAATTACCCATGCGAGACAAAGAGATTACGAGAGAGTTTTATGCAAAACGTTTAGGATTTCAAGAGCTTGGAAGTGTGGATTATGAGGCTTATCTGATGATGAAATGCGACCAGATCCAACTTCATTTCTTTGAATTTAAAGAACTTGATCCAAAAGAAAATTATGGACAGGTCTATATCAGAACGGAGAAGATTGAGCAGTTTTACAAATCTTTGTTGGATAGAAAAACACCTATTCACCCTAACGGAAAACTGGAAACCAAAGCCTGGGGACAAAAGGAATTTTCAATCCTTGACCCAGACAGCAACCTTCTGACATTTGGAGAAAGTATTTAG
- a CDS encoding GNAT family protein, with product MNKEDQLPEIIYRKLERSDIEKYHEIRLKCLQEHPNSFGSTYEEEIKKEKFKFDEFIAREDAESFMLGAFKKEECIGICGFIREEGKRTQHRGHLVQIYVKKQYQAKGIGSELISRTIMEAFNEEGLEQILLGVITENEQANRVYERLGFKEYGRIKEFLKLEDKYLDKRMMIRYKER from the coding sequence ATGAATAAAGAAGATCAGCTGCCAGAAATCATTTACAGGAAGTTGGAGAGATCAGACATAGAGAAGTATCACGAAATAAGATTGAAGTGTTTACAAGAACATCCCAATAGTTTTGGAAGCACTTATGAAGAAGAGATCAAGAAAGAGAAGTTTAAATTTGATGAATTCATCGCTAGAGAAGATGCAGAAAGTTTTATGCTGGGCGCTTTTAAAAAAGAGGAGTGTATAGGAATATGTGGATTTATCAGAGAAGAAGGAAAACGAACCCAACACAGAGGACATTTGGTCCAGATATATGTAAAAAAGCAATACCAGGCGAAAGGAATAGGGAGTGAACTAATCTCGAGGACGATTATGGAAGCTTTTAATGAAGAAGGACTTGAGCAAATCTTATTAGGGGTAATCACTGAAAATGAACAGGCGAATAGGGTCTATGAGAGACTGGGATTCAAAGAATACGGCAGGATTAAAGAATTCCTCAAGTTGGAAGACAAATATTTAGACAAACGCATGATGATAAGATATAAAGAGAGATAA
- a CDS encoding serine hydrolase has protein sequence MTKNLLYIILILLPLSLAAQEKPKSIERFVDEIDKKIPQMLEDFSIPGAALALMVDGEIVLKKAYGFANIEKGLKVDMQTGFNVGSISKTVAAWGVMKLVDEGKLELDSPAERYLTRWHLPTSEFDSDEVTIRRLLSHTAGLSLPSVSAEHSFDDLPSIVEWLNGKNEGLGPVEIILEPGSKWEYSGGGYGLLQLIMEEVSGQKFEDYMQMEVLDPLGMTNSSFKIDEKIRDRSATPYDAFGEPTKFGLYTVQAAAGLHTTLEDFIRFAYVSLPEHKEHTKYNRLLPPETVRQMLEPSPNTTIRAWKYGLGYQSVHLENSNIFIGHAGSNIGWEANFRIDAPSKTGFIILTNGGAGGNICNPMFCELINWKSSKASGDDCWPRLSIANLLYPIIEDKGTEDLHASYTNLKKEQSEAYDFSESQLNNLGYHYMAKEEFEKAIAVFKLNTEVFPYASNVYDSYGEALLANGSKKEAVENYKYSIRLNPENQNALNILKKLGESLEDIHLKLPLEHLELLEGEYLATSGTDKIIRYAVRNGEFLRVYKDSDFTSRLLPIARNEFVYMGRGLHVVFDTKDPNSIILKVPGEGEFKKIK, from the coding sequence ATGACTAAAAATCTTCTATACATAATTCTTATCCTGCTGCCACTTTCGCTAGCTGCTCAGGAAAAACCGAAAAGTATTGAGCGATTTGTGGATGAAATAGACAAAAAAATACCGCAAATGCTGGAAGATTTTTCTATTCCCGGAGCAGCTCTTGCCCTCATGGTGGATGGGGAGATTGTTCTTAAGAAAGCTTATGGCTTTGCCAATATTGAAAAAGGACTCAAGGTTGACATGCAAACCGGCTTTAATGTTGGCTCAATCTCTAAGACGGTAGCAGCCTGGGGAGTAATGAAATTGGTAGATGAAGGCAAGCTCGAGCTTGACAGTCCTGCAGAAAGGTATTTGACAAGATGGCACCTTCCCACATCAGAATTTGATTCAGATGAAGTTACCATCAGAAGACTCCTAAGCCATACGGCAGGCTTATCACTACCGAGTGTCTCAGCAGAACATTCTTTTGACGATCTGCCGAGCATTGTAGAATGGTTGAATGGTAAAAACGAAGGACTTGGGCCCGTGGAAATTATCCTGGAGCCTGGTAGCAAATGGGAGTATTCGGGAGGTGGCTATGGGCTGCTTCAACTTATCATGGAGGAAGTTAGCGGACAAAAATTTGAAGACTATATGCAAATGGAGGTTCTAGATCCTCTTGGAATGACCAATAGCAGCTTCAAAATAGACGAAAAAATAAGGGATCGATCTGCTACCCCCTATGATGCATTCGGTGAACCGACCAAATTTGGACTTTATACTGTTCAGGCTGCAGCTGGATTGCATACAACGCTTGAGGATTTTATACGATTTGCCTATGTCAGCCTTCCTGAACACAAGGAGCATACAAAATATAACCGCCTGTTGCCTCCGGAAACGGTCCGGCAAATGCTGGAGCCTTCTCCAAATACTACTATCAGAGCCTGGAAATATGGATTGGGATATCAATCCGTTCATCTGGAAAATTCAAATATCTTCATCGGACATGCAGGATCCAATATCGGCTGGGAAGCCAATTTCAGGATTGATGCCCCTTCAAAAACAGGCTTCATCATCCTCACCAATGGAGGAGCCGGAGGCAATATTTGCAACCCCATGTTTTGCGAACTAATCAATTGGAAATCCTCCAAAGCAAGCGGAGATGACTGCTGGCCCAGATTATCTATCGCAAACCTATTGTACCCAATCATTGAAGACAAAGGAACAGAGGATTTACATGCGAGCTACACAAACTTAAAAAAAGAACAATCAGAAGCCTATGATTTCTCTGAAAGCCAATTAAACAATCTGGGCTACCATTATATGGCAAAAGAGGAATTCGAAAAAGCAATTGCTGTTTTTAAGCTGAACACAGAGGTATTTCCCTATGCTTCCAACGTCTATGATAGCTATGGAGAAGCACTCTTAGCTAATGGATCTAAAAAGGAAGCCGTTGAGAACTACAAATATTCCATACGCTTGAATCCTGAGAACCAAAACGCCCTTAACATTCTGAAGAAATTGGGAGAATCCTTGGAGGATATTCATTTGAAGCTTCCGCTCGAACATCTCGAATTATTGGAGGGCGAATACCTTGCGACTTCAGGTACAGATAAAATAATTCGATATGCAGTTAGGAATGGGGAATTCTTGCGCGTCTACAAAGATAGTGACTTCACAAGCCGGCTCCTTCCGATTGCCAGGAATGAATTTGTATATATGGGTAGAGGCTTACATGTTGTTTTTGATACCAAAGACCCTAATTCGATAATCCTGAAGGTTCCGGGAGAAGGGGAATTCAAGAAGATAAAGTAA
- a CDS encoding two-component regulator propeller domain-containing protein, giving the protein MATYFYQKLFYILLLAGFTMNSCKGQVNTSTTRESVKIPKTGPEIIGTPPPPNPEHNPYNDSNLVSQYIRAIFEDSKGNYWFGPAGQSVARYDGETLEYFSKAAFFQGNNKIEGENGHSVHAIAEDKLGNIWFGTNLGVIKYDGESFRSYEENQGLNNIRIGRKSILSDKSGELWVGTHAGVFRYLPSADSLGGQSFSQFRLLPPIHVTDIMEDKQGNIWFASQNQGVFRYDGKAVENLKTKESLGDNYAGGLAEDKEGNIWFTMRDGICRYDGESFRSYTTEDGLGGSEIWGILIEKSGIIWITARGSTTRFDPSLPHSNPKAFTVFTVADGLNCCVQSMHQDRSGNMWWGTGQGLYRFDGKGFYQVKQDGPW; this is encoded by the coding sequence ATGGCAACATATTTCTACCAGAAGCTATTTTACATCTTGCTTTTAGCTGGATTCACGATGAATTCCTGCAAAGGCCAGGTGAATACAAGCACGACCAGGGAGTCAGTAAAAATTCCAAAAACTGGCCCGGAAATCATAGGAACTCCTCCCCCTCCGAATCCAGAACATAATCCATACAATGACTCCAATCTTGTAAGCCAGTATATTAGAGCCATTTTTGAGGATTCTAAAGGGAATTACTGGTTCGGTCCAGCTGGCCAGAGTGTCGCCAGATATGATGGGGAAACCCTGGAATACTTCAGTAAGGCTGCGTTTTTTCAGGGCAACAATAAAATAGAGGGCGAAAATGGTCATAGCGTTCATGCGATAGCTGAGGACAAACTTGGCAATATATGGTTTGGAACAAACCTGGGGGTCATCAAATATGATGGGGAAAGCTTTAGAAGCTATGAAGAAAATCAGGGACTAAACAATATCAGAATTGGTCGAAAAAGTATTCTCTCAGACAAATCAGGGGAGCTTTGGGTTGGTACTCATGCAGGTGTTTTTCGATATCTTCCCTCTGCTGACAGCCTGGGAGGTCAAAGCTTTTCGCAATTTCGCTTGCTTCCCCCTATACATGTAACAGATATCATGGAAGACAAGCAGGGAAATATATGGTTTGCTTCACAAAATCAAGGGGTCTTTCGGTATGATGGAAAAGCAGTTGAAAACCTTAAAACAAAAGAAAGCCTGGGCGATAATTATGCAGGGGGCCTGGCAGAAGATAAGGAAGGAAATATCTGGTTTACGATGAGAGATGGGATTTGCCGATATGATGGAGAAAGTTTTAGAAGTTATACAACTGAAGACGGATTAGGAGGAAGTGAAATTTGGGGGATATTAATAGAAAAATCGGGCATTATATGGATTACCGCCAGAGGTAGCACCACGAGATTTGATCCGTCTCTTCCTCATTCAAATCCAAAAGCATTTACTGTCTTTACCGTTGCAGATGGACTTAATTGTTGTGTGCAAAGTATGCATCAAGACAGATCCGGTAATATGTGGTGGGGTACGGGGCAAGGACTTTATCGATTTGATGGCAAAGGCTTTTATCAAGTTAAACAAGATGGCCCCTGGTAG
- a CDS encoding TlpA disulfide reductase family protein codes for MNKLNVNLAFLKNCWISIFLLISLHNLECVGQSSEKVLIADSSMNHPDIESILELPYFENKVVFVDFWYTSCSPCLQEFPFTPDLKNRFKDQELSFLYICVPTTAKWSIKNEKTWRELIEKHKLEGIHVKVTDAFAENFWESHKDSISEDLLYAYPTYLLINKQGEIVNFRAPRPSKKEILYQQIDKLLIED; via the coding sequence ATGAATAAGCTCAATGTTAACTTAGCTTTCCTAAAAAACTGCTGGATCTCCATATTCTTATTGATCAGCCTCCATAATTTAGAATGTGTAGGGCAATCATCTGAAAAAGTCCTGATCGCGGATTCTAGCATGAATCATCCTGACATAGAGAGTATTCTGGAGCTACCCTATTTTGAAAACAAGGTAGTATTCGTTGACTTTTGGTATACAAGCTGTTCTCCTTGTTTACAAGAATTCCCCTTTACACCAGATCTAAAAAACAGATTTAAGGACCAGGAACTTTCCTTTTTATATATCTGTGTTCCAACTACTGCTAAATGGAGCATAAAAAATGAAAAGACCTGGAGAGAATTAATAGAGAAACATAAATTGGAAGGTATACATGTAAAGGTTACCGATGCTTTTGCTGAGAATTTTTGGGAGAGTCATAAAGATTCTATTTCAGAAGATCTATTATATGCCTATCCAACATATTTACTTATAAATAAGCAAGGGGAAATAGTAAACTTCAGAGCCCCTCGTCCTTCGAAAAAGGAAATACTCTATCAGCAAATCGATAAACTACTCATTGAAGATTAA
- a CDS encoding alpha/beta hydrolase has product MQKISKLFSYLAKAIGLLLTLVILAGFIFRLFAPEAKPQGEFVEMGAFDLHIHATGEKSHKPSLVIETGQALPGEHYHWLSEGLKDSLRVIRYDRAGIAYSDLSGTPRDPKTIAHELHELLEKSGESPPYILLGHSFGGLFIRVYTQLYPDEVEGMIFLDSSHPDQRERLNYPKQKDFSWILNTAAVLGDMGILGLFDRLNGSIFYVEDFPDEVNNRFHDYTLDGKYYRGYRDEIKWESYVYEQARETKDFGSLPIRVFTANKRYNGDEAKPEWIELQKEIAGLSTDGKHFLLNGHHNSVYTTKKNADIVCHEVLKLVKELGY; this is encoded by the coding sequence ATGCAAAAAATATCCAAACTCTTCAGCTATTTGGCAAAAGCTATCGGACTCCTTTTGACCCTGGTAATTCTTGCGGGTTTTATATTCCGCCTATTTGCTCCTGAAGCAAAACCTCAGGGAGAATTTGTTGAGATGGGAGCTTTTGACTTACACATACATGCTACGGGAGAAAAAAGCCATAAACCGAGCCTTGTGATTGAAACGGGCCAGGCCTTGCCTGGCGAACATTACCACTGGTTGAGTGAAGGACTAAAAGATAGTTTACGGGTTATCCGCTATGACAGAGCCGGAATCGCATACAGCGACTTGAGTGGAACTCCCCGGGACCCGAAGACCATCGCTCATGAGTTGCATGAGTTATTAGAGAAATCGGGAGAATCTCCCCCCTATATATTGTTGGGGCACTCCTTTGGGGGGCTTTTTATCCGCGTCTATACTCAGCTCTATCCCGATGAAGTTGAAGGCATGATTTTTCTTGATTCCAGTCATCCGGATCAACGTGAGAGGCTCAATTATCCCAAACAAAAGGATTTCTCCTGGATCTTAAACACAGCAGCAGTTTTAGGCGATATGGGTATTCTCGGTCTATTTGATCGACTTAATGGCTCTATATTTTATGTTGAAGATTTTCCAGATGAAGTCAATAATCGTTTTCATGACTACACCCTGGACGGAAAATACTACCGTGGATACAGGGATGAAATAAAGTGGGAGTCTTACGTTTATGAGCAGGCCCGGGAAACAAAGGATTTTGGATCACTGCCCATTAGGGTATTTACGGCCAATAAAAGATACAATGGAGATGAGGCAAAGCCCGAATGGATAGAACTGCAAAAAGAGATTGCCGGACTTTCAACAGATGGGAAGCATTTCTTACTAAATGGTCATCATAATAGTGTGTACACAACAAAAAAGAATGCGGATATTGTATGTCATGAAGTCCTGAAGCTTGTCAAGGAATTAGGCTACTAA
- a CDS encoding nucleotidyltransferase domain-containing protein, which yields MIQQEFALQAKKIWSKEENVIGLAVGGSWLVDEIDEFSDLDLILVTRNKVSDDRDQMFAYAKSLGNYLSGFTGEHVGEPRLLICLYDNPLLHVDIKFLTLEEFNDRVENPHLLLDKEGQLQKALDNSEAHFPMPDYQWIEDRFWTWIHYALLKIGRGEYFEAFDFLGFLRMLVLGPLLHMKNGNLPRAVRKVEMDLDSQDLEALKASIPSYDRQSLLDSFRQAITLYRQLRNTLFDESIRQHKVTEKKVLEYFDEIEQRK from the coding sequence ATGATTCAACAAGAATTTGCCCTTCAAGCAAAAAAAATCTGGAGCAAAGAGGAAAACGTCATCGGATTGGCGGTGGGCGGTTCATGGCTGGTGGATGAGATCGATGAATTCTCAGACCTTGACCTGATCCTTGTTACCAGGAACAAAGTTTCTGATGATAGAGATCAAATGTTTGCATATGCAAAAAGCCTGGGAAATTATCTTTCAGGATTTACGGGCGAACATGTGGGGGAGCCCCGATTGTTGATTTGTCTCTATGACAATCCCCTATTACATGTAGATATCAAATTCCTGACTCTTGAGGAATTTAACGACCGAGTGGAAAATCCTCATCTACTCCTGGACAAAGAAGGGCAATTGCAAAAAGCCCTGGATAATTCAGAAGCACATTTCCCTATGCCGGATTACCAATGGATCGAAGATCGATTCTGGACCTGGATACACTATGCTTTATTGAAAATTGGGAGAGGCGAATACTTCGAAGCCTTTGACTTCCTGGGATTCCTGAGAATGCTGGTTTTAGGTCCCTTACTTCATATGAAAAACGGGAATTTGCCTCGCGCAGTGAGAAAGGTTGAAATGGATTTGGATAGCCAGGATTTGGAGGCTCTCAAAGCTAGCATACCTAGCTATGATCGGCAAAGCTTATTGGATAGTTTCAGACAGGCCATAACTTTATACAGACAATTGAGAAATACGCTTTTTGATGAAAGCATCCGGCAGCACAAAGTGACAGAGAAGAAGGTATTGGAATATTTTGATGAAATTGAGCAGAGGAAATAA